One Temnothorax longispinosus isolate EJ_2023e unplaced genomic scaffold, Tlon_JGU_v1 HiC_scaffold_59, whole genome shotgun sequence DNA window includes the following coding sequences:
- the LOC139824817 gene encoding uncharacterized protein isoform X1, with protein MFVYLPIRSPIHANPAFDSFEQRNQYIGPVYSSHVPHSTLITLPVRFLCAPRVFERSPTNALKPLFSDATDNNEKVGNFYGKNGPPTKLHVTTISATTIPLSATTTNVNAINAITTTYGAYNRNRDGLQQ; from the exons ATGTTCGTTTATTTGCCTATACGTTCTCCCATCCACGCGAATCCCGCCTTCGACTCCTTCGAGCAGAGAAACCAATATATAGGCCCAGTGTATAGTTCACATGTACCGCATTCGACGCTGATAACTCTACCAGTGCGATTTTTGTGCGCGCCGCGAGTATTCGAGCGTTCTCCAACGAACGCTCTCAAACCATTGTTCTCTGACGCAACAG ATAATAACGAAAAAGTAGGcaatttttatggaaaaaatgGACCACCCACCAAGTTACACGTCACCACCATATCCGCAACCACAATACCCTTATCCGCAACCACCACCAACGTCAATGCCATCAATGCCATCACCACCAC ATACGGTGCATACAATCGTAACAGGGACGGCCTTCAGCAATGA
- the LOC139824817 gene encoding lipopolysaccharide-induced tumor necrosis factor-alpha factor homolog isoform X2, which translates to MEKMDHPPSYTSPPYPQPQYPYPQPPPTSMPSMPSPPHTVHTIVTGTAFSNESQHMTCPHCHATISTRVDSEANTKTHLIAVLLCLFGCWCCAPCPYCMDSCLVHKHYCPACDAFLGASEN; encoded by the exons atggaaaaaatgGACCACCCACCAAGTTACACGTCACCACCATATCCGCAACCACAATACCCTTATCCGCAACCACCACCAACGTCAATGCCATCAATGCCATCACCACCAC ATACGGTGCATACAATCGTAACAGGGACGGCCTTCAGCAATGAAAGTCAACATATGACCTGTCCACACTGCCATGCTACTATAAGTACGCGCGTAGACTCGGAAGCGAACACGAAGACACATCTAATTGCGGTGCTCCTCTGTTTATTCGG ATGCTGGTGTTGTGCACCGTGCCCTTACTGCATGGATTCTTGTCTAGTCCACAAGCATTACTGTCCAGCGTGCGATGCTTTCCTTGGAGCATcagaaaattaa